One segment of uncultured Propionivibrio sp. DNA contains the following:
- a CDS encoding glutamate-5-semialdehyde dehydrogenase, translating into MDIKQYVETVGKQARQASRAMARADTRAKNLALQQIAAGIRQHSTAILEANHRDMTAAEAAGLETAMLDRLRLTEKSVAQMADGVEQIAALPDPIGEISDLKFRPSGIQVGKMRVPLGVIGIIYEARPNVTADAAALCLKSGNAAILRGGSEAIGSNRIIARLVQEGLVAAGLPAHAVQVIDTTDRAAVGHLITLRDHVDVIVPRGGKGLIARLLAESRIPMIQHLDGNCHVYLDDNADAAMALSIVENAKTQRYGTCNTTESLLVARSRANDLLPPIAAMLNAKGVEIRGCAETLAIIGNAVPASEEDYATEFLAPIISVKVVADIDEAIAHINHYSSHHTETIVSGDYGKALRFLREVDSASVMVNASTRFADGFEYGLGAEIGISTDKIHARGPVGLEGLTSQKWIVLGTGQVRS; encoded by the coding sequence ATGGATATCAAGCAGTACGTTGAAACCGTCGGAAAGCAGGCCCGGCAGGCATCGCGCGCCATGGCCCGCGCCGACACGCGCGCCAAGAACCTGGCGCTGCAGCAGATCGCTGCCGGAATCCGGCAACATTCTACTGCAATCCTTGAGGCAAATCATCGCGATATGACAGCTGCCGAGGCCGCCGGCCTCGAAACTGCGATGCTCGACCGCTTGCGCCTGACCGAAAAATCGGTGGCGCAAATGGCTGACGGTGTCGAACAGATCGCCGCGTTGCCCGATCCGATTGGCGAGATCAGCGATCTCAAATTCCGGCCGAGCGGCATCCAGGTCGGCAAAATGCGCGTCCCGCTCGGCGTTATCGGCATCATCTACGAGGCACGTCCGAACGTCACTGCCGACGCTGCGGCGCTGTGCCTCAAGTCAGGCAATGCCGCGATCCTTCGCGGTGGCTCGGAAGCCATCGGCAGCAACCGCATCATCGCCCGACTGGTGCAGGAAGGCCTCGTCGCCGCCGGCCTGCCGGCGCATGCCGTTCAGGTCATCGACACCACCGACCGCGCTGCCGTCGGCCATCTGATCACCCTCCGCGACCATGTCGATGTGATCGTACCCCGTGGCGGCAAGGGCCTGATCGCACGATTGCTTGCCGAATCGCGCATCCCGATGATCCAGCATCTGGACGGCAACTGTCATGTCTACCTGGACGACAACGCTGACGCCGCGATGGCGCTCAGCATCGTCGAAAATGCCAAGACACAGCGTTATGGCACCTGCAACACGACCGAATCACTGCTTGTCGCGCGTTCTCGCGCCAACGACCTGTTGCCGCCGATCGCCGCGATGCTGAACGCCAAAGGCGTGGAAATCCGCGGCTGTGCCGAGACACTGGCGATCATCGGCAATGCCGTCCCCGCCAGCGAGGAAGACTATGCCACCGAGTTCCTTGCCCCGATCATTTCGGTCAAGGTCGTCGCCGACATCGACGAAGCGATCGCGCACATCAACCACTACAGTTCGCATCACACCGAAACCATCGTCAGTGGCGACTATGGCAAGGCGCTGCGTTTCCTGCGCGAGGTCGACTCGGCCTCGGTCATGGTCAATGCCTCGACACGCTTCGCCGACGGTTTCGAATACGGCCTGGGCGCCGAAATCGGCATCTCGACCGACAAGATCCACGCCCGCGGACCGGTCGGACTGGAAGGCCTGACGAGCCAGAAATGGATCGTCCTCGGCACCGGACAAGTCAGGAGCTGA
- a CDS encoding TerC family protein produces MMELLTSPQLFWIPLAQIIGVNIVLSGDNAVVIALAARSLPPAQQKKAIVWGSGAAIVMRIVLTLTAVALLTMPYLKLVGSALLLWIGIQLINSDDEGENIESSSNLVAAIKTILIADLVMSLDNVIAVAAAAKGSFVLLMIGLAISIPLVIFGATMLLRLMERFPIIITIGAALLGYVSGEMAVTDPAVHHWINDNLPLLHNILPGSFAVLVVVVGKLLFKRKMAATALTEEKC; encoded by the coding sequence ATGATGGAGTTACTCACCTCGCCCCAGTTATTCTGGATTCCGCTGGCACAAATCATCGGTGTCAACATCGTGCTCTCGGGCGATAACGCAGTCGTCATTGCCTTGGCCGCCCGCTCCCTGCCGCCGGCCCAACAAAAGAAAGCGATCGTCTGGGGGTCTGGTGCGGCGATCGTCATGCGGATCGTCCTGACGCTGACCGCCGTCGCGCTGCTGACGATGCCCTACCTCAAACTCGTCGGCTCGGCGCTGCTGCTCTGGATCGGCATTCAGCTCATCAACTCCGATGACGAAGGCGAGAACATCGAATCGAGCAGCAACCTGGTCGCGGCAATCAAGACCATCCTGATCGCCGACCTCGTCATGAGCCTCGACAACGTCATCGCCGTCGCGGCTGCCGCCAAGGGCAGCTTCGTGTTGCTGATGATCGGCCTGGCGATTTCAATTCCGCTCGTCATTTTTGGCGCGACGATGTTGCTGCGGTTGATGGAGCGTTTCCCGATCATCATCACGATCGGCGCAGCCTTGCTAGGTTACGTCAGCGGCGAAATGGCAGTCACCGACCCGGCCGTGCACCACTGGATCAACGACAACCTGCCGCTGCTGCACAACATCCTTCCCGGAAGCTTCGCCGTACTCGTCGTCGTCGTCGGCAAACTGCTCTTCAAGCGCAAGATGGCTGCTACGGCCTTAACCGAGGAGAAGTGTTGA
- the lptE gene encoding LPS assembly lipoprotein LptE, translating to MRLPVVLGLLASLILGLAGCGFQLRGSYTLPYESLYVAIPDYSVIGAGFKRAIRSTGSTRLVQAADLAQATFQPTAELRQPVILSLSSAGRVREKRLSYRYSFRIVDAKGRDLILPTTIDLFRDISYADSDVLAKTQEEDLLWRDMENDLVQQLMRRIATTQPTFPQDEE from the coding sequence ATGCGCCTGCCCGTCGTTCTCGGCCTGCTCGCCAGCCTGATCCTCGGTCTCGCCGGCTGCGGTTTTCAGCTGCGCGGGTCGTACACGCTGCCGTATGAAAGCCTCTACGTCGCCATCCCGGATTACTCGGTCATTGGCGCCGGCTTCAAGCGTGCCATCCGCAGCACCGGTTCGACGCGCCTGGTCCAGGCCGCCGACCTGGCGCAGGCGACCTTCCAGCCGACCGCCGAACTCCGGCAACCGGTGATCCTGTCGCTCTCAAGCGCCGGTCGCGTCCGCGAAAAGCGCCTAAGCTACCGCTACAGCTTCCGCATCGTCGACGCCAAGGGCCGCGACCTGATCCTGCCGACCACGATCGACCTGTTCCGCGACATCAGCTACGCCGACTCCGACGTACTGGCCAAGACGCAGGAAGAAGACCTGCTCTGGCGCGATATGGAAAACGACCTGGTGCAGCAACTGATGCGACGTATCGCCACCACCCAGCCGACCTTCCCGCAAGACGAGGAATAG
- the xerD gene encoding site-specific tyrosine recombinase XerD encodes MKAVDADRNGQTDVAPAEIADIDDFCDALWLEDGLAKASLASYRSDLKHLARWLAQHGGSRLAEADESNLIGFVAELSGTLKSASQARYLATIRRFFRHLLRRGRIHSDPTLKIALPARQARLPKIISEKQIEALLAAPPDDTALGQRDRAMLETLYATGLRVSELVALKLHEINLDMGVVRAFGKGSKERLVPLGETAIDAIRDYLTVARRELLKGRQSDDLFVTARGAGMTRQAFWHLTKRYASGAGMDAARLSPHVLRHAFATHLLNHGADLRVVQMLLGHADISTTQIYTHVARERLKSLHVRHHPRG; translated from the coding sequence ATGAAGGCTGTTGACGCCGACCGGAACGGCCAGACCGACGTCGCCCCCGCAGAAATCGCCGATATCGATGATTTCTGCGACGCGCTCTGGCTCGAGGATGGCCTCGCCAAGGCCTCGCTGGCAAGCTACCGCAGTGATCTCAAGCACCTCGCCCGCTGGTTGGCGCAGCATGGCGGCTCTCGCCTCGCGGAGGCCGACGAAAGCAACCTGATCGGCTTCGTCGCCGAACTCTCCGGCACGCTGAAGTCCGCTTCGCAGGCACGCTACCTCGCCACGATCCGGCGATTTTTCCGCCATTTGCTCAGACGCGGCAGAATCCACAGCGACCCAACCCTGAAGATCGCTCTGCCGGCCAGGCAGGCACGCTTGCCCAAGATCATTTCCGAAAAGCAGATCGAAGCCCTGCTCGCGGCCCCGCCCGACGACACGGCGCTTGGACAACGCGATCGCGCCATGCTGGAGACGCTGTACGCGACTGGCCTGCGTGTTTCCGAACTGGTGGCGCTGAAACTGCACGAGATCAACCTCGACATGGGCGTCGTACGCGCATTCGGCAAAGGCAGCAAGGAACGCCTCGTGCCACTCGGCGAAACCGCCATTGACGCGATCAGGGACTATCTGACGGTCGCCCGCCGCGAACTGCTGAAGGGCCGACAAAGCGACGACCTGTTCGTCACCGCCCGCGGCGCCGGCATGACCCGCCAGGCCTTCTGGCACCTGACCAAGCGCTATGCCTCCGGCGCCGGCATGGACGCCGCGCGGCTATCGCCGCACGTGCTGCGCCACGCCTTCGCCACCCACTTGCTCAATCATGGCGCCGACCTGCGCGTCGTACAGATGCTCCTCGGCCACGCCGACATTTCCACGACGCAGATCTATACCCATGTCGCCCGCGAACGTTTGAAGTCCTTGCATGTCAGACACCATCCGCGCGGCTAG
- a CDS encoding methylated-DNA--[protein]-cysteine S-methyltransferase, with translation MTAEIRTSYQGIVRAPGFSIGICCDDMEVQTLAYLEPQAELPPRNALAAETMRQLQAYLDDPEAPFSLPLRPSGTAFQRRVWAEIATIPCHQTRSYGELASSLHNAPRAVGQACGANPFPLVVPCHRVIAASGGLGGFARQRGGFLIEVKRWLLTHEGC, from the coding sequence ATGACGGCCGAGATCCGCACCTCCTACCAGGGCATCGTCCGTGCACCGGGCTTTTCGATCGGCATCTGTTGCGACGACATGGAAGTCCAGACGCTGGCCTACCTCGAACCCCAGGCCGAACTGCCGCCGCGGAATGCGCTCGCCGCCGAAACGATGCGTCAACTGCAGGCTTATCTCGACGACCCTGAAGCTCCCTTCAGCCTGCCCTTGCGGCCATCCGGCACGGCTTTCCAGCGCCGCGTCTGGGCGGAGATCGCGACCATCCCCTGTCATCAGACGCGCAGTTACGGCGAGCTTGCCTCGTCGCTGCATAATGCGCCGCGCGCCGTCGGTCAGGCCTGTGGTGCCAATCCGTTCCCGCTCGTCGTCCCGTGCCACCGCGTCATTGCGGCCAGCGGCGGCCTCGGCGGCTTCGCCCGGCAGCGCGGCGGTTTCCTGATCGAGGTCAAGCGCTGGCTGCTGACCCATGAAGGCTGTTGA
- the leuS gene encoding leucine--tRNA ligase: MQEKYQPQEIELAAQAHWKKTGAARAVEDASKPKYYCLSMFPYPSGKLHMGHVRNYTIGDVLSRFKKMQGFNVMQPMGWDAFGMPAENAAIQNNVPPAQWTYSNIEYMKGQLNRLGFALDWEREVATCRPEYYRWEQWLFTRLFEKGLVYKRYGTVNWDPIDQTVLANEQVIDGRGWRSGALIEKREIPMYYMKITAYAEELLADLDQLTGWPEQVKLMQKNWIGKSEGVRFAFPYTLDGEAGKLWVFTTRADTIMGVTFVAVAAEHPLATRAAKDNPQLAEFIEECKQGGVAEADLATMEKKGMPTGIFVTHPLTGAQVEVWVGNYVLMGYGDGAVMAVPAHDERDFAFAKKYDLTITQVIGEKNADGTEKVFSTEAWQEWYATKDGYCVASGKYTGLSYKAAVDAIAADLAAKDLGEKKVQFRLRDWGISRQRYWGCPIPIIHCDSCGDVPVPDEQLPVVLPENVTVTGAGSPLAKMPEFYECTCPKCGKPARRETDTMDTFVESSWYFLRYCCPDNDKAMVDERVAYWCKGGIDQYIGGIEHAILHLLYSRFWTKLMRDTGLFGSEKLDEPFANLLTQGMVVAPTFYREEADGKKQWINPADVELTCDERGRPTAATLAADGLPVAIGGIEKMSKSKNNGVDPQALIDQFGADTARLFIMFASPPDQSLEWSDAGVEGGYRFLKRLWRLVFEHVSGGVVPAFAGGELSAELKTFRRQLHQTIGKVTDDYGRRQQFNTAIAAVMELLNAYAKLTDTSEAARQVRQEALEAVALLLFPIVPHICEALFTALKPGQTVGEQRFPTVDDSALVQDEIELVLQVNGKHRGNLRVPAQASKAEIEAAAIASEGAQRHLEGKPAKKVIVVPGRLVNIVV, from the coding sequence ATGCAGGAAAAATACCAACCCCAAGAAATCGAGCTGGCTGCCCAGGCACACTGGAAAAAGACCGGCGCCGCGCGTGCCGTCGAGGATGCCTCGAAGCCCAAATACTACTGTCTGTCGATGTTCCCCTACCCGTCAGGCAAGCTGCACATGGGCCACGTCCGCAATTACACGATCGGCGACGTGCTCAGCCGCTTCAAGAAGATGCAGGGCTTCAACGTCATGCAACCGATGGGGTGGGATGCTTTCGGCATGCCCGCGGAAAACGCTGCAATCCAGAACAACGTGCCGCCGGCACAGTGGACCTACTCCAACATCGAGTACATGAAGGGGCAGCTCAACCGCCTCGGTTTTGCGCTCGACTGGGAACGCGAAGTCGCCACCTGCCGGCCTGAGTACTACCGCTGGGAACAATGGCTGTTCACTCGCCTGTTCGAAAAGGGCCTCGTCTATAAGCGTTACGGCACGGTTAACTGGGACCCGATCGATCAGACCGTACTGGCCAACGAGCAGGTCATCGACGGCCGCGGCTGGCGTTCGGGTGCGCTGATCGAAAAGCGCGAAATCCCGATGTACTACATGAAGATCACGGCCTATGCCGAAGAACTGCTCGCCGACCTCGACCAGCTGACCGGCTGGCCGGAGCAGGTCAAGCTGATGCAGAAGAACTGGATTGGCAAGAGTGAAGGCGTGCGTTTCGCCTTCCCCTACACGCTTGACGGCGAAGCCGGCAAGCTCTGGGTATTCACGACGCGCGCCGACACGATCATGGGCGTCACCTTCGTCGCCGTCGCTGCCGAGCACCCGCTTGCCACCCGCGCCGCCAAGGACAACCCTCAACTGGCCGAGTTCATCGAGGAATGCAAGCAAGGCGGCGTCGCCGAGGCCGACCTCGCGACGATGGAAAAGAAGGGCATGCCGACCGGCATCTTCGTCACTCACCCGCTGACCGGCGCCCAAGTCGAAGTCTGGGTTGGCAACTACGTGCTGATGGGCTACGGCGATGGCGCGGTCATGGCAGTCCCGGCCCATGACGAACGCGACTTCGCCTTTGCCAAGAAGTACGACCTGACGATCACCCAGGTCATCGGCGAAAAGAACGCCGACGGCACCGAGAAAGTCTTCTCGACCGAGGCCTGGCAGGAATGGTACGCCACCAAGGACGGCTATTGCGTCGCCTCGGGCAAATACACCGGCCTCAGCTACAAGGCCGCCGTCGACGCCATTGCCGCCGACCTCGCGGCGAAAGACCTCGGCGAGAAGAAAGTGCAGTTCCGCCTGCGCGACTGGGGCATCTCGCGGCAGCGCTACTGGGGCTGCCCGATCCCGATCATCCACTGTGACAGTTGCGGCGACGTGCCGGTCCCGGATGAGCAACTGCCTGTCGTGCTGCCCGAGAACGTCACCGTCACCGGCGCCGGCAGCCCGCTCGCCAAGATGCCGGAGTTCTACGAATGCACTTGCCCGAAATGCGGCAAGCCGGCCCGGCGCGAGACCGACACGATGGACACCTTCGTCGAATCGTCGTGGTACTTCCTGCGCTACTGCTGCCCGGACAATGACAAAGCCATGGTCGACGAGCGCGTCGCCTACTGGTGCAAGGGCGGCATCGACCAGTACATCGGCGGCATCGAGCACGCCATCCTGCACCTGCTCTACTCGCGCTTCTGGACCAAGCTGATGCGCGACACCGGCCTGTTCGGCAGCGAGAAACTCGACGAGCCCTTCGCCAACCTGCTGACGCAGGGCATGGTGGTGGCACCAACTTTCTATCGCGAAGAAGCCGACGGCAAGAAGCAGTGGATCAACCCGGCCGACGTCGAGCTGACCTGCGACGAGCGCGGTCGCCCGACTGCCGCGACGCTGGCCGCCGACGGCCTGCCGGTCGCGATCGGCGGCATCGAGAAAATGTCGAAGTCGAAGAACAACGGCGTCGATCCGCAGGCGCTGATCGACCAGTTCGGCGCCGACACGGCCCGTCTGTTCATCATGTTCGCCTCGCCGCCCGACCAGTCGCTCGAATGGTCCGACGCCGGCGTCGAAGGCGGCTATCGCTTCCTCAAGCGCCTGTGGCGTCTGGTCTTCGAACACGTCTCGGGTGGCGTGGTGCCGGCGTTCGCCGGCGGCGAACTCAGCGCTGAACTCAAAACTTTCCGCCGCCAGCTCCACCAGACGATCGGCAAGGTCACCGACGACTACGGCCGCCGCCAGCAATTCAACACCGCCATCGCCGCGGTGATGGAACTGCTCAACGCCTACGCCAAGCTGACCGACACGAGCGAGGCCGCACGGCAAGTCCGCCAGGAAGCGCTCGAAGCCGTGGCGCTGCTGCTCTTCCCTATCGTGCCGCACATCTGCGAAGCGCTCTTCACCGCGCTCAAGCCGGGTCAGACCGTCGGCGAGCAACGCTTCCCGACGGTCGACGACAGCGCGCTCGTTCAGGACGAAATCGAGCTCGTGCTGCAGGTCAACGGCAAGCATCGCGGCAACCTCCGCGTGCCGGCGCAAGCCAGCAAGGCGGAAATCGAAGCGGCTGCGATCGCCAGCGAAGGCGCGCAGCGCCACCTCGAAGGCAAGCCGGCGAAGAAGGTAATCGTCGTGCCCGGACGCCTCGTCAACATCGTCGTCTGA
- the holA gene encoding DNA polymerase III subunit delta: MQLRGDQLAVHLERELSPVYAVYGDEPLLVIEAADAIRAAARQRGFDERQVLTALPGFNWIELSQAAGNLSLFGGRTLIDLRLPTGKPGREGSAALQAYCARPSPDTLLLVTLPELDWTEEKAAWLKALGDAGVLLKLNAPKLNELPAWIAGRLRHQNQTAEPDALRFIAERVEGNLLAAHQEILKLGLLHPPGALSLHDVQQAVLNVARYDLDGLREALLAGDAGRLTRTLEGLEQEGEAPPLVLWAITEEIRALAIVKAGQASNKPIDMLFKEARVWGPRQTPFRRALQRLETATVQSALADAARIDRLVKGIGNGDIWNEFVRLGLKLCATQ; this comes from the coding sequence ATGCAGCTTCGCGGCGATCAACTGGCTGTCCATCTCGAACGCGAGCTGAGCCCGGTCTACGCCGTTTATGGTGACGAACCGCTGCTCGTCATCGAAGCCGCTGACGCGATCCGTGCGGCAGCTCGGCAACGCGGCTTCGATGAACGCCAGGTGCTGACAGCGCTACCCGGCTTCAACTGGATCGAACTGTCGCAGGCTGCCGGCAATCTCTCGCTGTTCGGTGGCAGGACGCTGATCGACCTGCGCCTGCCGACCGGAAAGCCCGGACGGGAAGGCAGCGCAGCGCTGCAAGCCTATTGCGCCCGGCCATCACCCGATACGCTGTTGCTCGTCACCCTGCCGGAACTCGACTGGACCGAGGAAAAGGCCGCGTGGCTCAAGGCACTCGGCGATGCCGGCGTCCTGCTCAAGCTCAATGCGCCCAAGCTCAATGAACTGCCGGCCTGGATCGCCGGGCGCCTGCGCCACCAGAATCAGACGGCTGAACCCGATGCGTTGCGCTTCATCGCCGAGCGCGTCGAAGGCAACCTGCTGGCAGCGCACCAGGAAATCCTCAAGCTTGGCCTGCTGCACCCCCCCGGCGCGTTGTCACTGCACGACGTTCAGCAGGCCGTGCTCAACGTCGCCCGCTACGACCTCGACGGGCTGCGCGAAGCCTTGCTTGCCGGCGACGCCGGCCGGCTGACACGCACGCTGGAAGGGCTCGAACAGGAAGGCGAAGCGCCACCGCTGGTGCTCTGGGCGATAACCGAGGAAATCCGTGCGCTGGCAATCGTCAAGGCCGGACAAGCGAGCAACAAGCCGATCGACATGCTCTTCAAGGAAGCACGCGTCTGGGGCCCGCGGCAGACGCCGTTCCGGCGGGCGCTGCAACGGCTGGAGACGGCAACGGTGCAGTCGGCGCTGGCCGATGCCGCGCGTATCGACCGCCTCGTCAAAGGCATCGGCAACGGCGATATCTGGAATGAATTCGTGCGTCTGGGATTGAAGCTGTGCGCGACGCAATGA